TAAGAAGGATCACAAACCGGATTTTGGGTTGCAGTTGTTGTACTCGATCCTACCCGGGTGGACAAACTCGATGGATCCCTTCGAAGCTTTGAAGTTTGAGGAATTGATCCATAGGTTCAGAGAGGATTTTGCCACAAGGGGAAGCGCTTTGTTCCATGATCTGGTTAAGAAATGGATCTTGGACAAACCGATCTTCCACTTCTCAATGGTCGGGTCTAAAGAACTGGCgaaagaactggaagaggaggagcaaGCGAGactgaagaacaaagtgGCCAAACTGGACACACAAGACCGTCAGATTATTTACGACAGAGGATTACTCCTTAGGGACAAGCAAgcgaagaaagagaatcTCTCATGCCTGCCAACTTTGCAAACGAGCGATATCTCAAGAGAGGCTGTGTACTACCCTGTTGAGATGCTCAACGATCAGACAATGGTCCGTATCACAGACACAAACGGAATCACGTACATGAGGGGCAAAATAGAGATGAACGATCTTATCCCGCATGATCTGTACGCGTACCTACCCCTGTTTGCCGATTCTTTAACTAGTCTCGGCACCAAGACCAAACCGTTCAAGGACATTGAGGACGAAATTAAATTGAACACGGGCGGGATCTCCTCACACAGCAGTGTTACAACGGATCCGCTGACTTTACAACCAAGACTCAACCTCGGGTTCGACGGTTGGTGCCTCAACCACAAAGGGGGTAAGGTGGTAGACCTGTGGGACCAGCTGATCTTGAACACAGATTTCAACGCGAACAAAAACGTGTTGAAGGTGCTGATCAAGATCCTTGCCTCCTCCGCGGTTTCTTCTGTCACGGAGGCTGGTCACTCCTTTGCTAGAGGATATGCCACGGCACACTTCAGCAAGACCAAAGCGATCGCTGAAACTCTGGGTGGGATCGAACAGTTGAAGTTCGTCATGCAACTGAACTCGTACTTGGAGGACGAGTCGCTGTTCCAGACTATGGTAGTGGACAAACTGGTCCAATTGCAACTGATAATGATGAACTGTAAGGACAGGCTCAGATTCTTTGTCACAACGGATACAACGAACCAAGCGGAGGCTATCACGGGACAACTGGCGACCTTCAGAGACAAATTCCTCTCCTCTTCCAATGAGTCGTTCACCACGGGGGACTACCCATTACTGTCCGGCACGAAACCGACTCTTCTAAACTTCCCCTTCCAAACGCACTACACGGCTTACTGCGAGAACACAAACATTCCATACGTGCACGCAGACACTGCACCTTTACAGATCCTCTCGTCAATCTTGACCTCAAAGCACCTGCACAAGGAGATCCGCGAGAGCGGTGGTGCGTACGGCGGCGGTGCTGGCTACGACTCGCTCGTCGGGTCCTTCAACTACTACAGTTACAGAGACCCAACGCCGCTGCGGTCGCTACAGGTATTCCACCGCACGTTCGACATTGAGGCCGCGGACGTCACGAACGGCAAGTTGCGGTTGTTCCAGGACATCGACGCGCCGATCAGCCGTCGCGGGGAGGCCGTTTGGAACTTCGAGAACGGTATAACGCACAAGATGCGGCAAGAGCGCAGGGAGAGGTTCTTGGACACAACTTCGCAGGACGTCGAGCGCGTCAGGGACAAGTACCTGAAGCGGCAACCAGGGTACGGAGTCGTAGTCGGGGCGCCCATCCCGGGCAAAACGGATCCTCCAGCGTGGGACACCGTGACGCTGTCTGCGTCGTGATACATCTCTGTGGATCTCAAGGCGTTGGCAACCGATGCTCTTTGTAAATAgtgaaaatattcaaacaAGAATATGAAAATAGCGTTTGCTTTTGAGAGAGACGTGTTCAAAAAGTGACGTTGGACTTGTGGCAGGATTGTAATTGTCATCTTCGTCGTTGTGTTCTCCCCTTTGCTCTAAAAACCATTGTGATTCCAAGGAAAAGAGAGATGATGAAAGTTTTCAATTTGAAGCAGTGGCTCGTATTCAGCGTGTTTTGGCATGCGATGTCGCACGCTTTGCATTTTGACGTCCCCGCTACTTCTGATCCCAGCAAGAAGCTCTGCATCCGGGATTTCGTCTCTGAGGGCCAGATGGTCGTTATTTCGATAACGACTGATGGTTCTGCGAACGATGGCCAGCAATTGAACTTCTTCGTGTACGATTCTGCCGGGAACGAGTACCGCAGCAAGCGTAATTTCGTCGGCGACGCAAAAGTGGCATTCGTGTCCCCTGCGACCACGTCCTTTGACATGTGTCTGGAGAACCAGCTTCAATACACGGGCGGGAACCGTGGGCTGTCTCGTTCCGTTGAGTTGGACGTCGAGATTGGCTCGCAGGCGCGGGACTGGAACCAATTGTCCGCGAacgagaagttgaaacCAATTGAGGTCGAATTGCGTAAGATCGAGGAGTTGACGGATGAGATTGTCGACGAACTGGTGTACATGAAGATGCGTGAGGAGCGACTCAGAGATACAAACGAGTCCACGAACTCGCGGGTGATCAACTTCTTTCTGCTGACCGTCGTCGTGCTTGGCTGCGTCGCCGTGTGGCAAATCACATACTTGAAACGGTACTTCAAGACAAAGCATATTATCTGAATGAGAGTGTGGCAAGACTTTTCACTAAAGCCTCATCTGTGTGAGTATACGTTTTATTTATGTAAGATACAATACACAATTACGTACACAGACCCTGGGAGCTAGCcactgttgaagaaagcgCTGGTTTCACACCCAGATGGGTTTCCCGTTCTTTTCGATCTCTGTGCTGAGGGTGGCGACCTGTTCTTGCCAGTTGACCAGTCTGTCGCGCATCTTGGCGATCTGGTCCGCGTTGATGATCCGAGGCTGCACCCACGTGACGGTGACAACCTGTGAGACCTGGTCGATGACCCCCTTCAGCAGCCCGAGACTGATCGACTTCATGACGAGGTGTTCGACGTCGTTGACGTCCAAATGGGTCGCTTCCGCGATCGCAGAGAAAGTCAGCACCCTGACGCTACTGGAAAAGATGCTCTCGACAAGCGTCATCAGGCAGATCTTCTGTCTGAGGAAAGTCTCGTTCGCTGCAAGCACTGGTACCTGCTGCATCTGCTTGGATATCGACTCGTTGAACTTGTCGAAGTCCCCTTGTGTCAACGACTGCAACATCTGTAGAAGCCAAGCGTACTTGTCTTTACCTCTTAGCGAGTCCATCACTGGGTTATTAAGCAACTCTGCAAAATTGTACACTTTGTCCCCAAGTAACGCCGCGATGGCAAGGTCATACGCTAGGGACTCCGAGCCCTCCTGTTGCCTTGCGCTAGCGGAAGTAGCATCAGACTCCAAAGTGGACAAGTACAGTAACGAGTTTGAATAAAAGCTATTGAAGTCCTCCTTGCGCTTGAAGTACAGCGAGTTGACCGAGTAGAAACTGTTCATAATCCTCAGTGGTAGTTTCCGTTTCGAGTGGTCCCTCAAGGACATGATCGTTGGTTCCAACTCGTTTAAAAGGTCTTTCCCCTGCGCGAGTTCGCCACGCAGCAAGTGCACGCGGCAGGTCTCCAAGTCGATGAGTAGCTGTGCGTCCCTGTGGTCACTGAGCCCGCTGTTTCTGCTCTGCTCCATCTCCTTGTCGAGCACAGTAAACCGCTCCCGCAGTTGGCTCAAGTAGTTTAGAGAGTCCCTTCCGTCCTCCGCCAACGCCGCAAGCAGAAAGTCCACGACATCGAGTTGGTTAACTTTGTCAATAAACCGGGACACAAACACATCGTACAGCTTCAGTCTCAGCCCAGCAGAGGCGTCCTCGGCAAAGAACTGCTTCAACACAAGCGTCAACTGGTGCCACAACTTCGCCTCGTAGAGGGACTCAAACTGCTCGAAAACGGGGCGAGCCTCGGCGGGGCACTGCCCAGAAAGCTCCGCAAGCACGGTGTCTATCTCATGGTTGCTCATCCTCAATATGATTGACCTGATTGCACTGTTCAAACTCTGAAGGAACTCTGGGGTCTCTTCATTTGCCGTCGGAATCCCAATGTTTTAAATTTAAACTAAAAGTTGAAGCTGTTGACGACAACGATCTGGAGGGCCAGATTCACTGCAGTAGATCGTTCAGCAGACACATTCACGACCGCCACGATGTCAGCACATGGTGCAGGAGAGATCCCAGAACGTATGTCCCCATGTGTTACTCCACAGAGTGATTGACAGCCTCAATACTAACAAACAACTGGACCGCCGCCCCCATGTCCCTTTACCGAACAGCTATCCTCAAGGCATCAGACATTGTATGTTATCCATTGTAGAGACGGTATACACCATTGCAACAGCTTCATAGTTACTAACACGCACGCACGTACGAACGCACGCACGCACACTTTGTAACAGTCCGATGAGATGAGAGACGCGGTGTACGAACAGACAAGACTTGCGATGGCGGAGCACACAGTGGAGAGAGACATTGCGAGCACGCTGAAGAAGGCACTTGACGCGGAGTTTGGCGGACCTTGGCACGTCGTTGTTGGGAAGAACTTCGGGTCGTACGTCACGCACGAGAAGGCGCacttcttgtacttctACATCGGACCGCTCGCCTTCCTCGTCTTCAAGACCTGAACAGCCCCATGTACCAGTACGTATCGATATATAAGAACAACGGTAGCGGCAGTACTGCTCATCCCAGCGCCTCCAGGCGACCAAATCATCGCTTCTTCGAGTCTTCGAGAGTCAGAGTTGAACTCGATTAGAACTCGAACAGTTGCGACGcatcgaagaagagagacaCAGTAGAGGAAGATCAGTTGCTGCAGGGTACTGGTACACGATGGCACTGACAACTGGGGCAGCTGCTGAGACGGCCAAGAAAGTTGGGAGGCCCGGGAGACGGAAGTTGGACGTCGAGGCGAAGAACAAGCGGACGCAGCAGAACCGGGTCGCGCAGCGGGCGTATCGTGAGCGGAAGGAGGCGAAGCTGAGGACGTTAGAGCACAAAATAGCCGCGCTGGAGCGGCTGAACAGTTACAACGAGGACCGCGCGGAGCTGATGGCTGCGCACCTTCGGGATCTGCTCGGTGAGGCGAACAAGTTCCGTGGGGAGAAGCCCAGGGACAAAACCGTCCGAGAGCTGTTGACCGCGCGGGACCCGACTCGAGACACACTGCGACGGGAGCTCGAGGCTGCGGAGGATGCGCACTCGGCGAACGAGGCAACGGCTGCGGCAGCGGTTGTCGCTGACCCGGTACCGCAAGCAAACGACAAGCCCATCTCGACGGCTACGCCGTCAAGCACGCGGAGCGAACCGTCAGTGGCCACCACATCTACATCTACATCTACATCCTCATCTACAGCGGGTCACGACGGCAGTAAAGAACCATCCGTGGTGCAGGTGCCTCTGTCCAACAACTGGGACGACCTCATGTTCTACCCAGCTGGACGNNNNNNNNNNNNNNNNNNNNGTGACGACCTCACGGGCGAGCAGTTCTACAGGTCCTTCGGGCTGGACAGCAACGATCTGAACCTGACCAACACGTGGAACTCGCGACAGCAGGACAGCAACGACGCGTTCCTCACCTCTGTGGATACACCACTCGCGTTCCCAGACATATGGAACGACACGGGTGCACTTGCTCCTGCTGCTCCTGCCACCACGGTCCTCCAAGATACACCCCCGGACGTGCTGCCAGAAGGGTGCGATTGCGGCGGACGCTGCCTCACGGACATCAAGTGCGATCTGCTGACAAGAAGAGTGATGAACAACGAGTCCCTGCGGTCGATCATCGCGGAGAAGCGCTGCGGGTCCAACGATACCTGTGCCCACGTCATCCGAACGCTGACCCAGTCCCCACATTACCAAGAGAACGACTTGGAGGACCTCTGCCAGGAACTGATGGTCAAATGCAAGTTCGACACGCACGACGCTTCGATAACCGTAGGTCGCGAAGACGTACGGTCCGCGTTGGAAAGACACATTGCAGCATGATACAGGATACAAGAACCGGCAACtcatcaccatcatcaactCATCGACATCGAAGCCCTCGACGTTTAggaatttttcactttcgAAACTTTTGAGACGCACCGCTTCAAGGAGTGTGTCAAGTTGAGGGTCCGTTGTTGTTTCAAGTAGGTGTCCCGTTGGCGTTGCAGTAGTGGGTACATCTGTCTGTGTGTTCTGTTCCGCTGGACTGAAATTTCTGCTGGGAAATGTCTTCGCATTCGCTAGATGAAGGGAATATAGGCAAGAACTTGGCTAATCTGCGACTGGACGCTGCTGCGGTTGCTGACGGTGTTCAAACGGACGGCAGTGATGGTACCCGGTCCGTCCGGTCAGACGTGCACAGGCATCGGCATCATCACAAACACAAGCATGTGCAGGGCACGGAGGCACTGGACCCGGATTCTGGGATCGTTCAGAATCAGGATAGGGTGTTGAACCAGGCAATACTACAGCACGCCATTAAAAAGGATATGAAGCGCAAGAGGAACGACTCGAACGCAAGTGGGACGGCCGCCGCAGTGCTCCATAACCACCgccagcagcaacaacaagaggAGAACGTCGAAGGTCCCACCCTTGTAGGGGCGCAGACTGGTGCTGCTTCCGGTGAGATGTCTGCCACAGCGGCAATAATGCTGAAATTGTACGGGGATAAGAACCAGCTGGCCCACGAGGTGCACGAAGCGCGTGAAGTGCACGAGGTGAAGTCCGCTGCAAGTAACGTTAGACTACCGGAAGTGaaaaagatcaagaagcCGTTAccagagaaagaaacagagaaggTGAGGACTCaagttgctgctgcagaCGAACAGTTCTCCAACTTCTCGGACTTTGAAAACGAAAACGTAAGAGTCATTTTGAAATGGAGGGACCCGCAATTGCAACCATACCAAGGGACGGGCGCCGCCATAAAGAGCCACGACATATACTCCACCTTGAGGGCTATTAAATCAGAATTGATCACACCGGAAAGGGAAAATAAGGAGGACCTTCTGTATCTGGATTACGatgccaagaagaaggactGGTTCGTGCCTGACCTGTACTTACCCCCAGGCATTTACAGGTTAAAGTTCCTCATAAACGGCATGCTACTGCATTCGAATTTTTTGCCCACAGCAACTGACGCGGCCGGTACCATTGTCAATTGGTTTGAAGTTTTACCAGGGTACGAAACCATCGAACCGTACCGTGACGAGAGCATGATTGGGCAAGACGACGAATCGATCGACTCGCAGCCGTACAAATCAACCACTGATGTGACAGACTACGCGGGGATCTCCAGATCAAGCTCTGTGGTATCCAAACATTCCAAGTCCAATTTGAGGTTGCCGAACTTGCACATtacttctttgaacaaggaAAGCTCGGCGAGTGTTAATGAAGCTAACGAAACTAATGAAGGCAACGACATACAGCTGCTACCTGAACCAAAATACGAGTACTCGACAGAGATCCctgaactgttccaatTTGACGATGTTAACACGCGGAAAACGAACGATATCAAAGAGGTAAGAAAGGAGAGCAAGCTAGAGACGCTCTACCCGAACGGGAAATTTGACTTCACACTAGCAAGAGTCGTTAACTCAAAC
This sequence is a window from Huiozyma naganishii CBS 8797 chromosome 3, complete genome. Protein-coding genes within it:
- the CYM1 gene encoding pitrilysin family metalloprotease (similar to Saccharomyces cerevisiae CYM1 (YDR430C); ancestral locus Anc_5.541), with amino-acid sequence MLRCRQSLFKGSFCLRRTLATASWSPHLATKYPVGQALHGYEIKRVLPVPEWRLVAVDLVHGQTGAQHLHLDRADNNNVFSIGFRTLPPDSTGVPHILEHTTLCGSVKYPVHDPFFKMLNKSLANFMNAMTGPHYTFFPFATTNGRDFANLRDVYLDSILNPLLKWEDFVQEGWRLENRDLEDKTSEIVFKGVVYNEMKGQISNADYFFWSQFQQALYPDLNNSGGDPQKITDLTYEDLVKFHRNNYHASNARTFTYGDFPLEDTLKRLNKEFVEFGRRQSPRALKQLDFDKDMHIVKQGQFDPMLPEEKQTKTSMTWKIGDSKDTYETFLWRVLGNILMDGQSSVLYQRLIDTGIGTEFTVNCGVDTLLDTNVLTVGVTGVSDVDAFRACVNDVFQKVAVAPIEEMKVNAIIQQLELSKKDHKPDFGLQLLYSILPGWTNSMDPFEALKFEELIHRFREDFATRGSALFHDLVKKWILDKPIFHFSMVGSKELAKELEEEEQARLKNKVAKLDTQDRQIIYDRGLLLRDKQAKKENLSCLPTLQTSDISREAVYYPVEMLNDQTMVRITDTNGITYMRGKIEMNDLIPHDLYAYLPLFADSLTSLGTKTKPFKDIEDEIKLNTGGISSHSSVTTDPLTLQPRLNLGFDGWCLNHKGGKVVDLWDQLILNTDFNANKNVLKVLIKILASSAVSSVTEAGHSFARGYATAHFSKTKAIAETLGGIEQLKFVMQLNSYLEDESLFQTMVVDKLVQLQLIMMNCKDRLRFFVTTDTTNQAEAITGQLATFRDKFLSSSNESFTTGDYPLLSGTKPTLLNFPFQTHYTAYCENTNIPYVHADTAPLQILSSILTSKHLHKEIRESGGAYGGGAGYDSLVGSFNYYSYRDPTPLRSLQVFHRTFDIEAADVTNGKLRLFQDIDAPISRRGEAVWNFENGITHKMRQERRERFLDTTSQDVERVRDKYLKRQPGYGVVVGAPIPGKTDPPAWDTVTLSAS
- the RPN9 gene encoding proteasome regulatory particle lid subunit RPN9 (similar to Saccharomyces cerevisiae RPN9 (YDR427W); ancestral locus Anc_5.534), which codes for MSNHEIDTVLAELSGQCPAEARPVFEQFESLYEAKLWHQLTLVLKQFFAEDASAGLRLKLYDVFVSRFIDKVNQLDVVDFLLAALAEDGRDSLNYLSQLRERFTVLDKEMEQSRNSGLSDHRDAQLLIDLETCRVHLLRGELAQGKDLLNELEPTIMSLRDHSKRKLPLRIMNSFYSVNSLYFKRKEDFNSFYSNSLLYLSTLESDATSASARQQEGSESLAYDLAIAALLGDKVYNFAELLNNPVMDSLRGKDKYAWLLQMLQSLTQGDFDKFNESISKQMQQVPVLAANETFLRQKICLMTLVESIFSSSVRVLTFSAIAEATHLDVNDVEHLVMKSISLGLLKGVIDQVSQVVTVTWVQPRIINADQIAKMRDRLVNWQEQVATLSTEIEKNGKPIWV
- the CAD1 gene encoding Cad1p (similar to Saccharomyces cerevisiae YAP1 (YML007W) and CAD1 (YDR423C); ancestral locus Anc_5.528); this encodes MALTTGAAAETAKKVGRPGRRKLDVEAKNKRTQQNRVAQRAYRERKEAKLRTLEHKIAALERLNSYNEDRAELMAAHLRDLLGEANKFRGEKPRDKTVRELLTARDPTRDTLRRELEAAEDAHSANEATAAAAVVADPVPQANDKPISTATPSSTRSEPSVATTSTSTSTSSSTAGHDGSKEPSVVQVPLSNNWDDLMFYPAGRXXXXXXXDDLTGEQFYRSFGLDSNDLNLTNTWNSRQQDSNDAFLTSVDTPLAFPDIWNDTGALAPAAPATTVLQDTPPDVLPEGCDCGGRCLTDIKCDLLTRRVMNNESLRSIIAEKRCGSNDTCAHVIRTLTQSPHYQENDLEDLCQELMVKCKFDTHDASITVGREDVRSALERHIAA
- the KNAG0C03180 gene encoding emp24/gp25L/p24 family protein (similar to Saccharomyces cerevisiae ERV25 (YML012W); ancestral locus Anc_5.540): MKVFNLKQWLVFSVFWHAMSHALHFDVPATSDPSKKLCIRDFVSEGQMVVISITTDGSANDGQQLNFFVYDSAGNEYRSKRNFVGDAKVAFVSPATTSFDMCLENQLQYTGGNRGLSRSVELDVEIGSQARDWNQLSANEKLKPIEVELRKIEELTDEIVDELVYMKMREERLRDTNESTNSRVINFFLLTVVVLGCVAVWQITYLKRYFKTKHII
- the SIP1 gene encoding Sip1p (similar to Saccharomyces cerevisiae SIP1 (YDR422C); ancestral locus Anc_5.527) — encoded protein: MSSHSLDEGNIGKNLANLRLDAAAVADGVQTDGSDGTRSVRSDVHRHRHHHKHKHVQGTEALDPDSGIVQNQDRVLNQAILQHAIKKDMKRKRNDSNASGTAAAVLHNHRQQQQQEENVEGPTLVGAQTGAASGEMSATAAIMLKLYGDKNQLAHEVHEAREVHEVKSAASNVRLPEVKKIKKPLPEKETEKVRTQVAAADEQFSNFSDFENENVRVILKWRDPQLQPYQGTGAAIKSHDIYSTLRAIKSELITPERENKEDLLYLDYDAKKKDWFVPDLYLPPGIYRLKFLINGMLLHSNFLPTATDAAGTIVNWFEVLPGYETIEPYRDESMIGQDDESIDSQPYKSTTDVTDYAGISRSSSVVSKHSKSNLRLPNLHITSLNKESSASVNEANETNEGNDIQLLPEPKYEYSTEIPELFQFDDVNTRKTNDIKEVRKESKLETLYPNGKFDFTLARVVNSNQDALFASIQKIGKMTTEEAEEYFLTKFKVSDLPIYLNSTYLNKNFSGEVNHIIPHVNLRHLLTTSIKEDIICVGCTTRYAGKFITQVIYAPCSYDKQ
- the DYN2 gene encoding dynein light chain (similar to Saccharomyces cerevisiae DYN2 (YDR424C); ancestral locus Anc_5.532), coding for MSAHGAGEIPEPILKASDISDEMRDAVYEQTRLAMAEHTVERDIASTLKKALDAEFGGPWHVVVGKNFGSYVTHEKAHFLYFYIGPLAFLVFKT